The following coding sequences are from one Granulicella sp. L56 window:
- a CDS encoding acyltransferase produces the protein MNLTNIGRYYRPELDVLRFLAFLSVFIVHRMDHLPINPAQHFWLYNICLLGNFGVPVFFLLSAFLITELLMREDDRLGTIHIGSFYMRRILRIWPLYFGVFYGLVLLSHFIPHIGPKDPLSWLAFTLFAGNWYICSHGWINAFPVNPLWSVSVEEQFYIVIPLIALCGRRFGLKIVSYILIAISYAVVTWYASKGWHGFSSQWTNSFVQFQFFSAGTLLSLFLKGRSPRWSVPVRLLNILIGIACLLIASLYFGVQADIPSSTVLQAPIGWALVLVGTILFFLSLLGTPGRYLPKPIIYLGRISYGLYLFHELVYTLIFHTWNAQLTRLSEFLHLGQWRGGVGTAIAFGAVVLIAHLSYQLYERPFLRLKKRFTFVPSRD, from the coding sequence ATGAACCTGACAAATATTGGCCGCTACTACCGGCCCGAGCTGGACGTTCTGCGTTTTCTCGCCTTTCTCAGCGTTTTCATTGTGCATCGCATGGACCACTTGCCCATTAATCCAGCGCAGCACTTCTGGCTATACAACATCTGCCTTCTTGGCAACTTTGGCGTACCCGTCTTCTTCCTGCTCAGTGCATTCCTCATCACCGAGTTGCTCATGCGCGAGGACGATCGTCTTGGAACGATCCATATCGGATCGTTTTACATGCGTCGCATCCTCAGAATATGGCCCTTATATTTCGGAGTATTCTACGGCCTTGTTTTACTCTCGCATTTCATCCCCCACATCGGCCCCAAGGACCCTCTCTCGTGGTTGGCATTCACTCTGTTTGCGGGAAACTGGTACATCTGCAGCCATGGCTGGATCAATGCCTTCCCCGTCAATCCTCTCTGGAGCGTCTCCGTGGAAGAGCAGTTTTACATCGTAATCCCGCTTATTGCTCTCTGTGGCCGCCGGTTTGGTCTGAAGATCGTCTCGTACATCCTCATAGCTATCTCCTATGCGGTAGTCACCTGGTATGCCTCGAAGGGCTGGCACGGCTTCAGCAGTCAATGGACGAACAGCTTTGTTCAATTCCAGTTCTTCTCTGCGGGAACGCTGCTTTCTCTCTTCCTTAAAGGCCGTTCCCCTCGATGGAGTGTGCCCGTACGTTTGCTCAATATTTTGATAGGAATCGCCTGCCTCCTCATCGCGTCCTTATACTTCGGCGTACAGGCCGACATACCCAGTTCTACCGTGCTGCAAGCGCCTATCGGATGGGCGCTGGTGCTTGTTGGAACCATCTTATTTTTCCTCAGCCTGCTCGGAACGCCCGGCCGATATCTTCCAAAGCCAATCATCTATCTCGGGCGCATTTCTTATGGCCTGTATCTTTTTCACGAACTCGTTTATACCCTTATCTTTCATACATGGAACGCACAGCTCACTCGCCTGAGCGAATTTCTGCACCTTGGCCAGTGGCGAGGAGGAGTGGGAACTGCCATTGCCTTCGGCGCGGTCGTTCTTATAGCTCACCTCTCGTATCAACTCTATGAGCGTCCATTTCTGCGGCTCAAAAAGCGCTTCACGTTTGTGCCTTCACGAGATTGA
- a CDS encoding peroxiredoxin: protein MAESRIPRIMEPAPDFEAKSTHGLIRLSDYTSRGKWVLLFSHPADFTPVCSTEFIEFARSYDDFEKINVQLIGVSIDSVFSHIAWVRDLEQIGGIQVKFPVIADLDQKVSSAYGLVHEAAADTATVRGVFAIDPKGTVRALIYYPMQLGRNIDELFRVFQALQTADANGVSCPANWRPGQPVIVAAPATVEDAAKRTSGAGTGLNVQSWYLSKKDLPIAK from the coding sequence ATGGCCGAATCACGCATCCCGCGCATTATGGAGCCGGCACCGGACTTTGAAGCCAAGAGCACGCATGGGCTCATCCGCCTGAGTGATTACACATCTCGGGGTAAGTGGGTGCTATTGTTCTCTCACCCCGCGGACTTCACGCCGGTTTGCTCGACAGAGTTTATCGAGTTCGCACGCAGCTACGACGACTTCGAGAAGATCAATGTGCAACTGATCGGCGTCTCAATCGATTCCGTGTTTTCACACATCGCCTGGGTGCGCGATCTCGAGCAGATTGGCGGCATTCAGGTAAAGTTTCCCGTCATCGCAGACCTCGACCAGAAGGTCTCGTCGGCCTATGGCCTGGTGCACGAGGCCGCGGCAGACACTGCAACGGTTCGCGGAGTATTTGCCATCGACCCTAAGGGCACCGTTCGCGCGCTGATCTATTACCCCATGCAGCTTGGACGAAACATCGACGAACTCTTCCGCGTATTTCAGGCGCTACAAACCGCCGATGCGAATGGGGTATCGTGTCCGGCGAACTGGCGTCCCGGTCAGCCGGTGATCGTCGCGGCTCCTGCAACGGTAGAGGACGCCGCCAAACGGACCAGCGGCGCTGGCACCGGGCTGAATGTACAAAGCTGGTATCTTTCAAAGAAAGATCTGCCCATCGCAAAGTGA
- a CDS encoding peroxiredoxin, which produces MSLRINDEAPNFTAETTQGTINFHEWIGDGWAVLFSHPKDFTPVCTTELGSMAGLEGEFQKRGVKILGLSVDPVENHAKWAIDIEETQGHKVNYPMIGDPELKVAKLYNMLPADAGNTSEGRTPANNAAVRTVFVIGPDKKIKLQLIYPMSTGRNFYEILRVIDSIQLTTNHKVSTPANWKVGEDVILAGTVSDEEGKKLYPDSFKKINSYIRTVAQPK; this is translated from the coding sequence ATGTCACTTCGTATTAATGATGAAGCTCCGAATTTCACTGCTGAGACCACACAAGGCACAATCAATTTTCACGAATGGATCGGCGACGGTTGGGCCGTTTTGTTCTCACACCCCAAGGACTTCACTCCTGTCTGCACCACTGAACTGGGCAGCATGGCGGGCCTCGAAGGCGAGTTCCAGAAGCGCGGCGTCAAGATCCTCGGCCTGAGCGTGGACCCCGTGGAGAACCATGCGAAGTGGGCTATCGACATCGAAGAGACCCAGGGCCACAAGGTGAACTACCCGATGATCGGCGACCCTGAACTGAAGGTGGCAAAGCTTTACAACATGCTTCCGGCTGATGCCGGCAACACCTCAGAAGGCCGCACCCCTGCCAACAATGCAGCCGTGCGCACAGTCTTTGTGATTGGGCCCGACAAGAAGATCAAGCTGCAGCTCATCTATCCGATGAGCACGGGCCGCAACTTCTACGAGATCCTCCGCGTTATCGATTCGATCCAGTTGACCACGAACCACAAGGTCTCCACGCCTGCCAACTGGAAAGTCGGCGAAGACGTGATTCTTGCCGGTACGGTATCGGACGAAGAAGGCAAGAAGCTGTATCCCGATAGCTTCAAGAAGATCAACTCGTACATTCGCACTGTTGCCCAGCCTAAATAA